The Flavobacterium piscisymbiosum genome includes a region encoding these proteins:
- a CDS encoding glycoside hydrolase family 30 protein, translated as MKNINKKLQILLLLPLIAVQIKCGTSKNSATSNKAESWITTTDESLKLQKQNDLVFNTETNSNQTIEVNPSQKFQTIEGFGFSLTGGSAQAILKLDKAKKEALLQELFSRKEDAIGLSYLRISIGASDLNEKVFSYDDLPEGETDLKLEKFNLGPDLNDVVPLLKEILAINPQIKIMGSPWSPPVWMKDNGSSKGGSLQPKYYQVYAEYFVKYIQAMKSHGIVIDAITPQNEPLHPGNNPSLLMLAEQQADFIGNHLGPAFAKAKIKTKIVIYDHNCNKPEYPLTILKDAKANPFVAGSAFHLYEGDISALSTVHDAYPNKDLYFTEQYTGSKSSFESDLKWSVKNVVIGSMRNWSVNALSWGLANDEYYKPFTPGGCSTCKGALMIDQAQNIKREVGYYIIGHASKFVPEGSVRIGSNIAGNLYNVAFKTPSGQTVLIVENDGATTETFNIKYNNKQISTTLNAGAVATYVW; from the coding sequence ATGAAAAACATCAACAAAAAACTCCAAATTTTACTTTTGCTGCCTCTTATTGCAGTTCAGATAAAATGCGGAACTTCAAAAAATTCAGCCACTTCTAATAAAGCAGAATCGTGGATCACTACAACCGATGAGTCTTTAAAACTTCAAAAGCAAAATGATTTGGTTTTTAATACAGAAACGAATTCAAACCAAACTATTGAAGTAAATCCTTCTCAAAAATTTCAAACCATCGAAGGTTTTGGATTTTCTTTGACAGGCGGAAGTGCTCAGGCTATTTTAAAACTGGATAAAGCAAAAAAAGAAGCTTTGCTTCAGGAATTGTTTTCCAGAAAAGAAGATGCAATTGGGTTGAGTTATCTTCGTATTAGTATAGGAGCTTCTGATTTGAATGAAAAAGTTTTTTCGTATGATGATTTACCGGAAGGTGAAACAGATTTAAAACTGGAAAAATTTAATCTTGGTCCTGATTTAAATGATGTTGTGCCTTTATTAAAAGAAATTTTAGCCATCAATCCTCAAATAAAAATTATGGGTTCTCCGTGGTCACCTCCGGTTTGGATGAAAGACAACGGAAGCTCGAAAGGCGGAAGTTTACAGCCTAAATATTATCAGGTTTATGCCGAATATTTTGTAAAATATATTCAGGCAATGAAATCGCACGGAATTGTTATTGATGCGATTACACCTCAAAACGAACCATTGCACCCGGGAAATAACCCAAGTTTATTAATGCTTGCAGAACAACAGGCAGATTTTATTGGGAATCATTTAGGTCCCGCTTTCGCGAAAGCTAAAATCAAAACCAAAATCGTGATTTACGATCACAATTGCAACAAACCGGAATATCCTTTAACGATTTTAAAAGATGCAAAAGCGAATCCTTTTGTAGCCGGTTCTGCATTTCACTTATACGAAGGAGATATCAGCGCATTATCTACAGTTCATGATGCATATCCAAACAAAGATTTGTATTTTACCGAACAATATACAGGGTCAAAAAGTAGTTTCGAATCTGATTTGAAATGGAGTGTAAAAAATGTTGTAATTGGTTCTATGCGTAACTGGAGTGTAAATGCACTATCATGGGGATTGGCAAATGACGAGTATTACAAACCTTTTACTCCAGGCGGATGTTCGACTTGTAAAGGAGCGCTGATGATCGATCAGGCTCAGAATATAAAAAGAGAAGTAGGGTATTATATTATTGGTCACGCATCAAAATTTGTTCCTGAAGGATCAGTAAGAATTGGAAGTAATATTGCCGGAAATTTATACAATGTAGCTTTTAAAACTCCATCAGGACAAACGGTTTTAATTGTAGAAAATGATGGAGCTACAACAGAAACATTCAATATAAAATACAATAACAAACAAATTTCAACTACCTTAAACGCAGGTGCTGTGGCTACTTACGTTTGGTAA
- a CDS encoding glycoside hydrolase family 3 N-terminal domain-containing protein: MKKLTTFALLMVSVFAMAQQETIDQKVNALLKKMTIEEKIGQLNQYTGDNSATGPITINPNKQAEIKAGIVGSMLNIVGTKYTRQYQELAMQSRLKIPLLFGQDVIHGYKTTFPIPLAEAASWDLTAIELAARVAATEAAASGIHWTFAPMVDISRDPRWGRVMEGAGEDTYLGSKIAYARVKGFQGNKLGDLNSVMACVKHFAAYGAAVGGRDYNSVDMSERMLWETYLPPFKAALDAGAATFMNSFNDLNGIPATGNAHLQRDILKGKWNFQGFVVSDWGSIGEMVAHGYSKDLKAAALSAITAGSDMDMESNAYRYHLADLVKEGKVPVELIDDAVKRILRKKFELGLFEDPYKYSDQKRADKALNNPEHRKAALDVAQKSIVLLKNENETLPLSKNLKTIAFIGPMVKEYKENMGFWSVELPEVDYNKWIVSQWDGLQNKVGKNTKLLYAKGCEVDGDNKDGFAEAVATAKQADVVILSIGEKRDMSGEAKSRSDIHLPGVQEDLVKAIQATGKPVVVLVNAGRPLIFNWTADNVPAIVYTWWLGTEAGNAIANVLFGDYNPSGKLPMTFPREVGQIPIYYNHYSTGRPAKDEDSKNYVSAYIDLKNSPKFPFGYGLSYTKFNYSDLKLSSTKMKNNETIKVSFQLSNVGKVSGEEVVQLYLKDKFGSVVRPILELRDFQKVKLNAGESKTIEFTIDKEKLSFYNDKLEFIAEAGDFEVMIGASSADIKLKSNFELL; the protein is encoded by the coding sequence ATGAAAAAATTAACCACATTTGCCTTGTTGATGGTATCGGTTTTTGCGATGGCACAACAAGAAACAATAGATCAGAAAGTTAATGCTCTATTGAAAAAAATGACCATCGAAGAAAAAATTGGTCAGCTTAATCAGTATACAGGGGATAATTCTGCAACGGGACCAATTACTATTAATCCTAACAAACAAGCTGAGATAAAAGCAGGTATTGTAGGTTCTATGCTAAATATTGTGGGTACAAAATATACCAGACAATATCAGGAACTGGCAATGCAATCACGTCTTAAAATTCCGTTGTTATTTGGTCAGGACGTTATTCACGGTTACAAAACTACTTTCCCAATTCCGTTAGCCGAGGCTGCAAGTTGGGACTTAACAGCAATTGAACTGGCGGCAAGAGTTGCTGCTACAGAAGCTGCAGCAAGCGGAATCCACTGGACATTTGCACCAATGGTCGATATTAGCCGTGATCCTCGTTGGGGACGTGTCATGGAAGGTGCCGGAGAAGATACGTACCTGGGATCTAAAATCGCTTATGCAAGAGTAAAAGGTTTTCAGGGAAATAAACTGGGAGATTTAAACTCGGTTATGGCTTGTGTAAAACACTTTGCGGCTTACGGAGCAGCTGTTGGCGGAAGAGATTACAACTCAGTAGATATGAGCGAAAGAATGTTGTGGGAAACGTATTTACCGCCATTCAAAGCAGCTCTTGATGCAGGTGCGGCAACTTTTATGAATTCATTCAATGACTTAAACGGAATTCCTGCTACAGGAAATGCACATTTGCAACGCGATATCTTAAAAGGAAAATGGAATTTTCAGGGATTCGTAGTTTCAGACTGGGGCTCGATTGGAGAAATGGTAGCACACGGATATTCTAAAGATCTTAAAGCAGCAGCACTTTCTGCGATTACAGCCGGAAGCGATATGGATATGGAAAGTAATGCTTACAGGTATCATTTGGCTGATTTGGTTAAAGAAGGAAAAGTGCCTGTTGAATTAATCGATGATGCTGTAAAGAGAATTCTTCGCAAGAAATTCGAATTAGGATTATTTGAAGATCCTTACAAATATTCAGATCAAAAAAGAGCCGATAAAGCGTTGAACAATCCGGAACACAGAAAAGCTGCTCTTGATGTAGCACAAAAAAGTATTGTTTTATTAAAAAATGAAAACGAAACTTTACCACTTTCTAAAAACCTGAAAACAATCGCTTTCATAGGGCCAATGGTAAAAGAATACAAAGAAAACATGGGATTCTGGTCTGTAGAATTACCTGAAGTTGATTACAATAAATGGATCGTTTCGCAATGGGACGGTTTACAAAATAAAGTAGGTAAAAATACCAAGTTGCTTTACGCAAAAGGTTGTGAAGTTGACGGAGACAACAAAGACGGTTTTGCCGAAGCTGTTGCCACTGCCAAACAAGCCGATGTCGTTATTTTAAGTATAGGAGAAAAACGCGATATGAGCGGTGAAGCAAAAAGCCGAAGCGATATTCATTTACCAGGTGTTCAGGAAGATTTAGTAAAAGCGATTCAGGCTACCGGAAAACCAGTTGTAGTTTTGGTAAATGCAGGAAGACCATTAATTTTTAATTGGACTGCAGATAACGTTCCGGCAATTGTATACACATGGTGGTTAGGTACAGAAGCAGGAAACGCAATTGCGAATGTTTTATTTGGAGATTATAATCCGTCTGGAAAATTGCCAATGACTTTCCCGAGAGAAGTAGGGCAGATTCCAATTTACTATAATCACTATAGCACAGGAAGACCGGCAAAAGACGAAGATTCAAAAAATTATGTTTCAGCCTATATCGATCTTAAAAACTCTCCTAAATTTCCTTTTGGATATGGTTTGAGTTATACTAAATTCAATTATTCTGATTTGAAATTATCTTCGACTAAAATGAAAAATAATGAAACCATTAAAGTTTCTTTTCAATTATCGAATGTTGGAAAAGTATCTGGAGAAGAAGTAGTACAATTGTATCTAAAAGATAAATTTGGCTCAGTGGTGAGACCAATTTTAGAATTAAGAGATTTTCAAAAAGTAAAATTAAATGCAGGGGAATCTAAAACAATAGAATTTACAATCGACAAAGAGAAACTTTCTTTCTATAATGATAAATTAGAATTTATTGCAGAAGCAGGAGATTTTGAAGTAATGATTGGAGCTTCATCAGCAGATATCAAACTAAAATCTAATTTTGAATTGCTTTAA